A portion of the Candidatus Eisenbacteria bacterium genome contains these proteins:
- a CDS encoding biliverdin-producing heme oxygenase, whose translation MAEQPSSATTSPGVMDLLRDGTADLHRRAETQPFQIALVKATVTRDEYATWLGQMRLIHSRLERHLATLRTGQARLAPLLRDELMQSPRLAADLRVLGHDPDSITALPSVSRFVEYLDDLATRDPLALMGVHYVLEGSKNGNSFIARALAKAWDVNPRESAAAMSYLDPHGDQQRPLWQEFRGVMNAIEFEPAQRDAMLEAARETFAAVGDLAGELLESAEADPQA comes from the coding sequence ATGGCTGAGCAGCCCTCGAGTGCAACGACGAGCCCCGGAGTCATGGACCTGCTGCGCGACGGCACCGCCGACCTGCACCGCCGCGCGGAGACCCAGCCGTTTCAGATCGCGCTCGTGAAGGCGACCGTCACGCGCGACGAGTACGCGACGTGGCTCGGCCAGATGCGGCTCATCCACTCGCGGCTCGAACGGCATCTCGCGACGCTGCGGACCGGGCAGGCCCGACTCGCGCCGCTGCTGCGCGACGAGCTGATGCAGTCGCCGCGCCTCGCCGCCGACTTGCGCGTGCTGGGGCACGATCCGGATTCGATCACGGCGCTGCCGTCGGTATCGCGCTTCGTCGAATACCTCGACGACCTGGCCACACGAGATCCGCTCGCGCTGATGGGCGTCCATTACGTGCTCGAGGGCAGCAAGAACGGCAACTCGTTCATCGCGCGTGCGCTCGCCAAGGCGTGGGACGTGAATCCGCGCGAGTCGGCCGCGGCGATGAGCTACCTCGATCCGCACGGCGATCAGCAGCGTCCGCTGTGGCAGGAGTTCCGCGGCGTGATGAACGCGATCGAATTCGAACCGGCCCAGCGCGACGCGATGCTCGAGGCGGCCCGCGAGACGTTCGCCGCGGTCGGTGATCTGGCCGGCGAGTTGCTCGAATCGGCCGAGGCCGACCCGCAGGCCTGA
- a CDS encoding alanyl-tRNA synthetase: MVEAGSPRWSRFWLRVRQLGFLGFLFFLIKGLLWLIVPAVVIWWRSRNG; the protein is encoded by the coding sequence ATGGTCGAGGCAGGCTCGCCTCGCTGGAGCCGCTTCTGGCTCCGCGTCCGCCAGCTCGGCTTTCTCGGCTTCCTCTTCTTTCTCATCAAAGGACTGCTGTGGCTGATCGTGCCGGCGGTCGTCATCTGGTGGAGATCCCGCAATGGCTGA